GTCAAGACCTGTCCCTTCGGCGCCATCGAGGAACAGAAACTCCGCGATGGCCGAACAGTGGCCCGGGTGATCGAGACCGTCTGCGCCGGGTGTGGCGTGTGCAATACCACCTGCCCCTGCGGGGCCATTCAGCTCCAGCACTTCACCGATAACCAGCTTCTGGCTGAGGTAAATGCATTATGTCTGTCGTAGCCGAGAAAGAACTGCGAATCATCGGGT
The sequence above is a segment of the Dehalococcoidia bacterium genome. Coding sequences within it:
- a CDS encoding 4Fe-4S dicluster domain-containing protein, with translation VKTCPFGAIEEQKLRDGRTVARVIETVCAGCGVCNTTCPCGAIQLQHFTDNQLLAEVNALCLS